A single window of Symphalangus syndactylus isolate Jambi chromosome 4, NHGRI_mSymSyn1-v2.1_pri, whole genome shotgun sequence DNA harbors:
- the LOC129480256 gene encoding small ribosomal subunit protein eS24-like, producing MTNQLLQRKQMMIDVLHTQKATVPKTEIWEKLAKMYKTTLDFIFVFGFRTHFGGGKTTGFGMIYDSLDYAKKNGPKHRLARHGLYEKQKTSRKQ from the coding sequence ATGACCAACCAACTACTTCAGAGGAAACAAATGATGATTGATGTCCTTCATACCCAGAAGGCAACAGTACCTAAGACAGAAATTTGGGAAAAACTAGCCAAAATGTACAAGACCACACTGGATTTCATCTTTGTATTTGGATTCAGAACTCATTTTGGCGGTGGCAAGACAACTGGCTTTGGCATGATTTATGATTCCTTGGATTATGCAAAGAAAAATGGACCCAAACATAGACTTGCAAGACATGGCCTATATGAGAAGCAAAAGACCTCAAGAAAGCAATGA